Proteins encoded by one window of Massilia sp. NR 4-1:
- a CDS encoding efflux RND transporter permease subunit: MWLTRTSIAQPVFATMVMVGLMVLGLFSYQRLGVEPMPDVQMPMMTIQVAYPGASPEIVENDITKPIEEAVNTISGIDFLASSSYEGRSVTWIGLTLQADVDRAMQELRDKMAQLRPQFPREAKDPQILHQQENAEPVATLTVSSTSVDLRQLSTLTEQLIVKRLRGVAGVGTIEVSGQTSRRIQIQLRPERMKAQAVGVNEVIRAVQNRNQDVPAGAVSGEVTEQLVRVEGKLKEPSAFGKIIVARRANAPVYLEQVADVVDGEQEARSVARSNGQPAISLSVTKTQDANIVETGKGIAAAVDKLKAGLPPGVELAIVRSSSEAVERQLDNVKHMIIEGAVLTVLIVFLFLQSWRSTVITALTLPIAVLATFIAMRLFGFTLNSMTLMALALCIGLLIDDAIVVRENIVRHLAMGKSHRRAALDGTQEIGLAVMATTFAIVAVFVPVAFMDGMIGRYFLQFGLTVSVAVLISLFVSFTLDPMLSSVWPDPEQDRFARLPWLGRRLAAFERGLDALHRAYGRLLRRALAWRKTTLGLALALFAGALLLLPTVGSEMQPQTDQGYITLSFKTPVGSSLVYTDGKLRQVEQALQDIPAIERVVATAGGENGVNSALLTLTLVPRQIAARPSQQVLEQQIRAKLQEIAGIDISLGWGKPIRVDILGQDADTLEATARQVMAKMAAIKGITDLEYSQAAENPAIGIHIKQEVASDLGLSPEQIGATLRPLLSGDPIGRWLGPDGQNYDISVQLPKQLRQNAGDLADLALAAGLPGPLGTPLGISQSAPVMVPLRQIADFQPAYSPQVIGRQFMQRRVGIYANVQGRPAGDVGQDVQAMTRAIVLPPGVQFDLGGGMKQMREMQQAASVALTIAVIFIYLVLASQFASFLQPLAIMSSLSLSLIGVVLALLATGSTLNVFSVIGFIMLMGLVTKNAILLVDFSNQAQREGMEQYEALLHAGQVRLRPILMTTLAMIFGMLPMAIGAGEGGEIQAPMGRAVIGGVLTSTLLTLVVVPVAYSYLDTWGKRARRYLQRAHAMPGSAPETAAPDVARKELPLA, translated from the coding sequence ATGTGGCTGACCCGTACCAGCATCGCCCAGCCGGTCTTCGCCACCATGGTCATGGTCGGCCTGATGGTGCTCGGCCTGTTCTCCTACCAGCGCCTGGGCGTGGAACCCATGCCCGATGTGCAGATGCCGATGATGACGATCCAGGTGGCCTATCCCGGCGCCTCGCCCGAGATCGTCGAAAACGATATCACCAAGCCCATCGAAGAAGCGGTCAACACCATCAGCGGCATCGATTTTCTCGCCTCCAGCTCCTATGAGGGACGCAGCGTCACCTGGATCGGCCTGACCCTGCAGGCCGACGTCGACCGTGCCATGCAGGAACTGCGCGACAAGATGGCGCAGCTGCGCCCGCAATTTCCGCGCGAAGCGAAAGACCCGCAAATCCTGCACCAGCAGGAAAACGCCGAACCGGTGGCCACGCTGACGGTCAGCTCCACCAGCGTCGATCTGCGCCAGCTGTCGACGCTGACCGAGCAGCTCATCGTCAAGCGCCTGCGCGGGGTGGCCGGCGTCGGCACGATCGAGGTCAGCGGGCAGACCAGCCGCCGCATCCAGATCCAGCTGCGGCCGGAACGCATGAAGGCGCAGGCGGTCGGCGTCAATGAAGTCATCCGCGCGGTGCAGAACCGCAACCAGGACGTGCCGGCCGGCGCCGTCAGCGGCGAGGTGACGGAACAGCTGGTGCGGGTCGAAGGCAAGCTGAAAGAGCCGTCCGCCTTCGGCAAGATCATCGTGGCACGGCGCGCCAATGCCCCGGTCTATCTGGAGCAGGTGGCCGACGTGGTCGACGGCGAACAGGAGGCGCGCTCCGTGGCGCGCAGCAACGGCCAGCCGGCCATCAGCCTGAGCGTGACCAAAACCCAGGACGCCAATATCGTCGAAACCGGCAAGGGCATCGCCGCCGCCGTCGACAAGCTGAAGGCGGGCCTGCCGCCCGGCGTCGAACTGGCCATCGTGCGTTCCAGTTCGGAGGCGGTGGAGCGCCAGCTCGACAACGTCAAGCACATGATTATCGAAGGCGCCGTGCTGACGGTGCTGATCGTTTTCCTGTTCCTGCAATCGTGGCGCAGCACGGTCATCACCGCCCTCACCCTGCCGATCGCCGTGCTGGCCACCTTCATCGCCATGCGCCTGTTCGGCTTCACGCTGAATTCGATGACGCTGATGGCGCTGGCCCTGTGCATCGGCCTGCTGATCGACGACGCCATCGTGGTGCGCGAAAACATCGTGCGCCACCTCGCCATGGGCAAGAGCCATAGGCGCGCCGCGCTGGACGGCACCCAGGAGATCGGGCTGGCGGTGATGGCGACCACCTTCGCCATTGTCGCCGTCTTCGTGCCGGTCGCCTTCATGGATGGCATGATCGGACGCTACTTCCTGCAGTTCGGCCTGACCGTCAGCGTAGCGGTGCTGATTTCGCTGTTCGTCAGCTTTACCCTCGATCCCATGCTGTCCTCGGTCTGGCCCGATCCGGAACAGGACCGCTTCGCGCGCCTGCCCTGGCTGGGCCGCCGGCTGGCCGCCTTCGAACGCGGCCTCGATGCGCTGCACCGCGCCTATGGCCGCCTGCTGCGGCGCGCGCTGGCCTGGCGCAAGACCACGCTGGGCCTGGCACTGGCCCTGTTCGCCGGCGCCCTGCTGCTGCTGCCGACGGTGGGCAGCGAGATGCAGCCGCAGACCGACCAGGGCTATATCACGCTCAGCTTCAAGACGCCGGTCGGCTCCAGCCTGGTCTACACCGACGGCAAGCTGCGCCAGGTGGAGCAGGCGCTGCAGGACATCCCGGCCATCGAGCGGGTGGTGGCGACCGCCGGCGGCGAGAACGGCGTCAACAGCGCCTTGCTGACCCTGACCCTGGTGCCGCGCCAGATCGCCGCGCGCCCCTCACAGCAGGTGCTGGAACAGCAGATCCGCGCCAAGCTGCAGGAGATCGCCGGCATCGATATCTCGCTCGGCTGGGGCAAGCCGATCCGGGTCGATATCCTGGGCCAGGATGCCGACACGCTGGAGGCGACCGCGCGCCAGGTGATGGCGAAGATGGCCGCCATCAAGGGCATCACCGACCTGGAATATAGCCAGGCCGCCGAGAATCCCGCCATCGGCATCCATATCAAGCAGGAAGTGGCCAGCGATCTGGGCCTGTCACCCGAGCAGATCGGCGCCACGCTGCGTCCCCTGCTGTCGGGCGATCCGATCGGCCGCTGGCTGGGGCCCGATGGCCAGAACTACGATATCAGCGTGCAATTGCCCAAGCAGTTGCGCCAGAATGCCGGCGACCTGGCCGATCTGGCCCTGGCGGCCGGCTTGCCGGGACCACTGGGCACGCCGCTCGGCATCTCGCAAAGCGCGCCGGTGATGGTACCGCTGCGCCAGATCGCCGATTTCCAGCCGGCCTACAGCCCGCAGGTAATCGGCCGCCAGTTCATGCAGCGCCGGGTCGGCATCTACGCCAATGTGCAGGGCCGGCCGGCCGGCGACGTGGGCCAGGACGTGCAGGCGATGACGCGCGCCATCGTCCTGCCGCCCGGCGTGCAGTTCGATCTCGGCGGCGGCATGAAGCAGATGCGCGAAATGCAGCAGGCGGCCAGCGTGGCGCTGACGATTGCCGTGATCTTCATCTACCTGGTGCTGGCCTCGCAGTTCGCCAGCTTCCTGCAGCCGCTGGCGATCATGAGTTCCCTCTCGCTGTCGCTGATCGGCGTGGTGCTGGCCCTGCTGGCCACGGGCAGCACGCTGAATGTGTTTTCGGTGATCGGCTTCATCATGCTGATGGGCCTGGTCACCAAGAATGCGATCCTGCTGGTGGACTTCAGCAATCAGGCGCAGCGCGAAGGCATGGAACAGTATGAGGCCCTGCTGCACGCCGGCCAGGTGCGGCTGCGGCCGATCCTGATGACGACGCTGGCCATGATCTTCGGCATGCTGCCGA
- a CDS encoding cytochrome b, translating into MDTEKKLSGLTIALHWLVALSILTLCGVGIYMVQSEAWPLYHIHKSIGLLIFALIIARVAWRLVNGLPKPVREFSRFEHLAAKTVHWLLLLGTLAMPLTGMLFSGASGHGFGIFSWEIFPANYAPDKPGQAIPLNAAWSDLGQALHGYLGYLLLALIVLHVAGALKHHILDKDHTLSRMLGRRAE; encoded by the coding sequence ATGGATACCGAAAAAAAACTCAGCGGCCTGACCATCGCCCTGCACTGGCTGGTGGCCCTGAGCATCCTGACCCTGTGCGGCGTCGGCATCTACATGGTGCAGAGCGAGGCCTGGCCGCTGTACCACATCCATAAATCGATCGGCCTGCTGATCTTCGCGCTGATCATCGCGCGCGTCGCCTGGCGCCTGGTGAACGGCCTGCCCAAGCCGGTGCGCGAGTTTTCCCGCTTCGAACACCTGGCCGCCAAGACCGTGCACTGGCTGCTGTTGCTGGGCACCCTGGCCATGCCGCTGACCGGCATGCTGTTCTCCGGCGCCAGCGGGCATGGCTTCGGCATCTTCAGCTGGGAGATCTTCCCCGCCAACTACGCGCCGGACAAACCCGGCCAGGCCATTCCGCTCAACGCCGCCTGGTCCGACCTGGGCCAGGCCCTGCATGGCTATCTGGGTTACCTGCTGCTGGCCCTGATCGTGCTGCACGTCGCCGGCGCGCTCAAACACCATATCCTGGACAAGGACCACACCTTGTCGCGCATGCTGGGCCGCCGCGCCGAGTAA
- a CDS encoding efflux RND transporter periplasmic adaptor subunit, which yields MGKLSRILWPALLCAGAAAGVAAWLGRPGPPVKAVPAVASGEAVLTLAAAEVATATLRPLPALLPVSGSLVARQRATVRAKVNAEVQGSLLAEGVAVRAGQVLLRLDTADLRAQLAMQRALRQEALARLTLAQRQHASSTQLQAQQFISQHAYDTTHSNVELARAALGAADARLDIAQRALDDAAVRAPYAGIVSKRFVQPGDKVAPDTPLFAIVDLEHLVLEAAVPASDIARVRAGQQVEFTVDGHAGRRFSGTVARVNPETEAGARALLVYIDVNNRDRALSAGMFAQGSITLAPDAPSLLVPSTALRRLGNATVVYRIEQGRLLAQTVQTGLDSTAQGCTAITAGLAPGARIVGVRLDGLKTGRRVRLAGDGAAAAAVPAPPPPRAPEQS from the coding sequence ATGGGTAAATTGTCGCGCATACTCTGGCCGGCCCTGCTGTGTGCGGGTGCGGCGGCGGGCGTGGCGGCCTGGTTGGGCCGGCCGGGCCCGCCCGTCAAGGCCGTGCCCGCCGTCGCCTCCGGCGAAGCCGTGCTGACCCTGGCCGCGGCCGAGGTGGCGACGGCCACGCTGCGGCCGCTGCCGGCGCTGTTGCCGGTCTCTGGCAGCCTGGTGGCGCGCCAGCGCGCTACAGTGCGCGCCAAGGTCAATGCCGAGGTGCAGGGCAGCCTGCTGGCCGAGGGCGTGGCCGTGCGCGCCGGCCAGGTCCTGCTGCGGCTCGACACCGCCGATCTGCGCGCCCAATTGGCCATGCAGCGGGCGCTGCGCCAGGAAGCCCTGGCCCGGCTGACGCTGGCCCAGCGCCAGCATGCGTCCAGCACGCAGCTGCAAGCCCAGCAATTCATTTCCCAGCACGCTTACGACACCACACACAGCAATGTGGAACTGGCGCGCGCCGCCCTCGGCGCCGCCGATGCCCGGCTGGACATCGCCCAGCGCGCGCTGGACGACGCCGCCGTGCGCGCGCCTTATGCCGGCATCGTCAGCAAGCGCTTTGTGCAGCCGGGCGACAAGGTGGCGCCCGACACACCCTTGTTCGCCATCGTCGACCTGGAGCACCTGGTGCTGGAAGCGGCGGTGCCGGCCAGCGATATCGCGCGCGTGCGCGCCGGCCAGCAGGTAGAGTTCACGGTGGACGGCCATGCGGGGCGGCGCTTCAGCGGCACGGTGGCGCGCGTCAATCCCGAAACCGAGGCGGGCGCGCGCGCCCTGCTGGTGTATATCGATGTGAACAACCGCGACCGCGCGCTCAGCGCCGGCATGTTCGCCCAGGGCAGCATCACGCTGGCGCCGGATGCGCCCAGCCTGCTGGTCCCCAGCACCGCCCTGCGCCGCCTGGGCAACGCCACCGTGGTGTACCGCATCGAACAGGGGCGGCTGCTGGCGCAGACCGTGCAAACCGGCCTGGATAGCACGGCCCAGGGCTGCACGGCCATCACGGCCGGCCTGGCGCCGGGCGCGCGCATCGTCGGCGTCCGCCTGGATGGATTGAAAACGGGCCGCCGCGTGCGCCTGGCCGGCGACGGCGCCGCCGCGGCGGCCGTGCCGGCGCCACCGCCACCCCGCGCACCGGAGCAAAGCTGA
- a CDS encoding hydroxylase, producing the protein MLNLNEDMLTLLQEQAAEAEQLGKLPASTVALLKESNVIRMLQPREFGGLETHPNDFLQAVMAIAARNPSAGWIAGVVGVHNWEASLNDDRLLQEIWGERPDTWIASPYSPMGVATPVAGGYLLSGRWTFSSGTDHCQWLVLGAVLGDEHGKPAQPRQGMHVMLPRADYDILEDTWNVVGLQGTGSKDVKVSNAFIPAYRCLATTAVMSGEAAAACKRSGTLYHMPWSSLFPNAITAAVLGMCQGLVATAQRQIRERILQTKAVPEPFMLTVLGEAASEVHAAQAAMLSNVAATYALVADGAEVSLARRAANRAEQVRGAGRAVRAINEVFCRCGGGALHTSSPLHRFWRDANAGLTHATFTTQSVYQVHAALAMGLASDEQIQQALI; encoded by the coding sequence GTGCTGAATCTGAACGAAGACATGCTGACGCTGCTGCAGGAACAGGCGGCCGAAGCGGAACAACTGGGCAAGCTGCCGGCCAGCACGGTGGCGCTGCTGAAGGAATCGAATGTGATCCGCATGCTGCAGCCGCGCGAATTCGGCGGCCTGGAGACGCATCCCAACGACTTCCTGCAGGCGGTGATGGCGATCGCGGCGCGCAATCCGAGCGCCGGCTGGATCGCCGGCGTGGTCGGCGTGCACAACTGGGAGGCGAGCCTGAACGACGACCGCCTGCTGCAGGAGATCTGGGGCGAACGGCCCGACACCTGGATCGCCTCGCCGTATTCGCCCATGGGCGTGGCGACACCGGTGGCCGGCGGCTATCTGCTGAGCGGACGCTGGACCTTCTCGTCCGGCACCGACCACTGCCAGTGGCTGGTGCTGGGCGCGGTGCTGGGCGATGAACACGGCAAGCCGGCGCAACCGCGCCAGGGCATGCACGTGATGCTGCCGCGCGCCGATTACGACATCCTCGAAGACACGTGGAATGTGGTCGGCCTGCAAGGCACCGGCAGCAAGGATGTCAAGGTCAGCAATGCCTTCATTCCCGCCTACCGCTGCCTCGCGACGACGGCCGTGATGTCGGGCGAAGCGGCCGCCGCCTGCAAGCGCAGCGGCACGCTCTACCATATGCCCTGGTCTTCGCTGTTCCCGAACGCCATCACGGCGGCCGTGCTGGGCATGTGCCAGGGCCTGGTGGCGACGGCGCAGCGCCAGATCCGCGAGCGCATCCTGCAAACCAAGGCGGTGCCGGAACCGTTCATGCTGACGGTGCTGGGCGAGGCGGCCAGCGAAGTGCACGCGGCCCAGGCCGCGATGCTGAGCAATGTGGCCGCCACCTATGCCTTGGTGGCCGACGGCGCCGAAGTGTCGCTGGCACGGCGCGCCGCCAACCGCGCCGAGCAGGTGCGCGGCGCCGGGCGCGCGGTGCGCGCGATCAATGAAGTGTTCTGCCGCTGCGGCGGCGGCGCCCTGCATACCAGCTCGCCGCTGCACCGCTTCTGGCGCGACGCCAATGCCGGGCTGACCCACGCCACCTTCACCACCCAGTCGGTGTACCAGGTCCATGCCGCGCTGGCCATGGGGCTGGCCAGCGACGAGCAAATCCAGCAGGCGCTGATCTGA